The Dehalococcoidia bacterium region CCGTAGGCGTACTCGATCGTGACCTGCGACTTGCCGTCGGGGCGCAGGAACTGGAGCGTGCCGTCCTTGCGCGCTTCGGTCAGCCTGCGCGTGAGCCGGTGCGCCAGCGCGATCGTAAGCGGCATGTACTCCGGCGTCTCGTTGCAGGCGAAGCCGATCATCATGCCCTGGTCGCCGGCGCCTTGCAGGGCGAACTCGTCGACCTCGCCGGCCTGGCGCCGCGCCTCCAGCGACTTGTTCACGCCACCGGCGATGTCCGGCGACTGACCGTGCAGCGCCACGACCACGCCGCAGGTGTCGGCGTTGAAACCGTACTCGTCGCTGGTGTAGCCGATGTCCGTCACCGTGTCACGTACGATCTTCTGCACATCTACCCAGCCGTCCGTCGTGATCTCGCCCATCACCACGACGAGGCCGGTGGTGGCGGCGGTCTCACAGGCGACGTGTGCCTTCGTGTCTTGCGTCAGGATCGCGTCCAGCACCGCGTCGGAGATCTGGTCGCACATCTTGTCTGGGTGGCCCTCCGTCACCGACTCCGAGGTGAGAAGCAGCGAACGGGCGTTCATGAAGGTGGTGCTCACGCGATTCTCCTTCTGCGAGGTGACTGCGTTTGGTATCGATCCGGGCCACCGCCCGGGTGCGGCGCATCGGCCGCGCCCACGCCGCTACGTCCCCGATTCCCAGGACGTGAGGTACTTCGCCTGCTCCTCGGTGAGCGTGTCGATGCCGATGCCCATCGCCTTGAGCTTGAGGCGAGCGATCTCCTGGTCGATCTCCTTCGGCACAAAGTAAACGCCGGGCTTCAGCTTGCCGGCGTTGAGCACGAGATGTTCGGCGCTGAGCGCATGGTTGGCGAAGCTCATGTCCATCACGCTGGCGGGGTGGCCCTCGGCGGCGGCGAGGTTGATCAGCCGGCCTTCGCCCAGCAAGAACAGCTTGCGGCCGTCGTTGATGCGGTACTCCTGCACGAACTCGCGGATCGGCCGCTGGCCTTCGCTCATCGCCTCCAGCGCGGCGATGTTGATTTCGTCGTTGAAGTGGCCAGAATTCGCCAGGATCGCGCCGTCCTTCATCGTCTCCAGGTGCTGGCGGTCGATCACGTTGATGTCGCCGGTGAGCGTGACGAAGATGTCGCCGATTTTTGCCGCTTCGGCCATCGGCATCACGCGGAAGCCGTCCATCACGGCTTCGAGCGCCCGCACCGGCTCGACTTCCGTCACGACCACGTGGGCGCCGATGCCGCGCGACCGGTCGGCCAGACCACGGCCGCACCAGCCATAGCCGGCGACGACGACCGTCTTGCCGGCGATCAGCACGTTGGTAGCGCGGATGATGCCGTCCAGCGTGCTTTGTCCGGTGCCGTAGCGGTTGTCGAACATGTGCTTGGTGTCGGCGTCGTTGACGGCGAACATGGGGAACTGCAGGGCGCCGGCCTTCTCCATGCTCTGCAGCCGGATCACGCCGGTCGTCGTCTCTTCCGAGCCGCCGATCACGCCGGGGATCAGGTCGCGGCGGTCCTTGTGGATGGCGGCGACCAGGTCGCAGCCGTCGTCCATCGTGATCTGGGGCTGGCGGTCGAGCGCTGCGTGGATGTGCCGGTAGTAGGTCTCGTTGTCCTCGCCCTTGATCGCGAAGGCGGCGATGCCGTACTCGACATTGAGCGCCGCGGCCACGTCGTCCTGCGTGGAGAGCGGGTTGCTGGCGCAGGCGGTGACCTGGGCGCCGCCGTCGCGCAGGGCGATCAGCAGATTGGCAGTCTCGGTGGTGATGTGCAGGCAGGCGGAGATGCGGATGCCGCTGAGCGGCTTCTCTTTGGCGAAGCGCGCACGGATCAGCGCGATCACCGGCATCTCGCGCGCCGCCCATTCGATGCGGCGGATGCCTTCGTTGGCCAGGGCGCGGTCGCGCACGTCGCCCTGGGTCTGGGGTGTGGTGGACATCGCTGCTCCTTCTTTGAGATGAGCCGGCCCTGGAGCCGGATAGGGTGGGTACTGTAGGCAAAATCGCCGCGGCCGGCGCAGAGTTCTCGGGGTCGGCCATCTGACCGAAGCGCCTAAACCTCCACGATCTCGCTGCCGTCCTGGTGCGCGCGCGAGCGCGCCCGCAGCCGGCGCAGGTAGCTGCCCAGCGGAATCAGCTCGCGGCGGGTGATTGCGGCTTCGATCAGTCGGCAGTCGGTGCGGTAGCCGAGCCGCTGGTAGGCGCGCACCGCCGGCGTGTTCGCCGCGTCCACGGTGAGCACCACGTCGCGGCACTGACGCAGCAGAAAGGCGGTGGTCGCGCCGGTGGCGAGCGTGGCGTAGCCGCGGCCGCGCCACAGCGGATGCGTGAAAACGTTGCCGACGACGGCGATGCCCTCTTCCGGCGAGATCACGTGCGTACCGGCCACCGAGACCAGGTGCCCGTCGTCGATCACGCCGAAGTAGCAGCCGGCCGCGATCTGCTGGCCACTGTAATAGGTGGGCGAGCCCTCGGAGTTGTAGAGGCGGTTGACCAGGCGGGAATCGGTCGCGTACATGCGCCGGATCAGTACGCCGCGCGGGGTCGATTGCGGGGCGGAGAAGGTTTGCCCGGTGACCCACATACGCAGCATCGGCTGCTCGGCGGAGAGCTGGTAGAAGCGGCGCACCGTCTCGACGTGGCCGGGCTCGCAGGTGACGTAGTTCTGCCGCGGGCCGGGGTGTATCGAGAGGATCGCCGCCAGCGCCTCGGGCTCGCCCATGGTCAGCAGCGCGGCGCCGAGGCCGCCGCGCGAGAAGACAACCAGCGCGCCGCTGCCCGACTCAAGGCCGATGGCGCGCCAGCAATCGGTCAGCGGGAAGAGGTCCGGGCTGAGCTGGCCAAGGGCATACGCCGCGTAGAGGCGGCGCGGCTCGAGCAGAGCGCGCACGCGCTCGGCCGCGTAGACCGACTCGATGCGGAAGGGCTGCCGCCGTACGTGTTCCGCCGTTCGCAGCCGCGCGCCTTTGACCACCGCTAGATCTCCCCGAAGTAGGTGAAGCGCCGGAACTCGCGGCAGCGCTGCTCGACCTCGGCCCGGGTGAGGCTGCGCAGCCGCTCGACGCCGAAGGCCTGCACGGTGAAGCTGGCCACCGCGCTGCCGTAGATCACCGCTTGCTTGAGCGTGAGCGGCGTGACCGCCTCGGCTTGCGCGATGTAGCCCATGAAGCCGCCGGCGAAGCTGTCGCCGGCGCCGGTGGGGTCGTAGACCTCCTGCAGCGGGTACGCCGGCGCGGCGAAGTAGTCGTCCTCCGTGAAGAGCACGACGCCGTACTCGCCCTTCTTCACCAGCACGCCGCGCGGCCCCAGGCCGAGGATGTGCCGCGCGGCGGCCACCACGCTGCTGGTGCCGGCGAACATGCGCGCTTCGGTTTCGTTGATGCTGACAAAATCGACGCGGCGCATCATCGCCTCCACCGCGTCGCGCTCGGTCTGGATCCAGAGGTTCATCGAGTCCATCATCGTCAGCCGCGGCGCCCGCGCCTGTTCGAGCACGCCGCGCTGCAGGCCGGGATGAATGTTCGCCAGGAAGACGAAGGGCGTCTCGGCGTAGTCGGCCGGCAGCTCGGGTTGAAAGTCGGCGAAGACGTTGAGCTCGGTGGTGAGCGTCTCGGTGGTGTTCAGGTCGTAGTCGTAGCGCCCGGCCCAGAAGAAGGTCTTGCCCGGGACGCGCTGCAGCCCGCCCAGATCCACGCCGCGCTCTGCGAGGAAGTCGTAGGCGTGCTCGGGCATGTCGTCGCCCACAACCGCCACGAGGCGCACGGGCGAGAAGAGGCTGGCCGCGGCCGAGAAGTAGATGCTGGAACCGCCAAGCACATGCTCCGCGCGGCCGAAGGGTGTCTCGATGTCGTCGAAGGCAGCGCTCCCCACCACCAGGATGCTCATCGCGGATCTCCAGCCACGGCCGCCAGACTCGGCGGCGACGCGGGCAGATACTTGCCGAGAATGGGCGCCAGGTCTCGCTTCAGCTGCTCCGGCACCAGCTCGGGCATCGTAATCAAGGCCGTGGCGAGGGCCGAAGAGCAGCCGCAGGCGTCGCGATTCGGCAGCCGTTGCACCGCCGCGCGCACGATCTGCTTGGAGACCTCGACGTTCTTCAAAAGGTTCGCCACGATCATCTCGACCGTGACGTCCTCCTCGCTTTCGTGCCAGACATCGTAGTCGGTGGCGCAGGCGACGGCGGCGTAGCAGATCTCGGCCTCGCGCGCCAGCTTGGCTTCGGGCAGCGCCGTCATGCCGATCAGGCTGGCGCCCCAGGAGCGGTAGAGCTGCGATTCCGCCCGCGTGGAGAAGGCCGGTCCCTCCATCACCACCAGCGTGCCGCCGCGGTGCACACGCGGCCCCGCCTGCTCGGCGCAATCCGCCAGCACGGCCGCGAGCGCGGGGCAGAACGGATCGGCAAAGGAGATGTGGCCGACGAGGCCGTGGCCGAAGAAGCTGCTCTCGCGGCCCCTGGTGCGGTCGATCAGCTGGTCGGGGATCACCAGGTCGAGCGGCGCGATCCGCTCCTGCAGGCTGCCGCAGGCACTGATCGAGATGATGTGTTCGACGCCGAGCGTCTTCAGCGCGAAGATGTTCGCCCTGACCGGCAGCTCGCCCGGCAGCAGACGGTGGCCGACGCCGTGACGCGGCAGAAAGGCGACGCGCTGACTTGCGAGCGTACCAATCACGATCGCGTCGCTGGGCGGGCCGAAGGGCGTGCGCGGCCGCACTTCGCGCAGCTCCTGTAGACCCTCCATCTGGTAGAAGCCGCTGCCGCCGATCACGGCAACACTCGCCTCGGCCATCTATCGCCCTCCCTGCGCGGTGTTCACAGCCTCAGGTCTTGCCGCTTCGGCTGAGCTCGCCGCCTCTGCCAGCCGCGCAAGCTGCTCGGCATAGGGCGCCCGAGCTACGCCGCGATCGGTGATGATCGCGGTCACGAAGCGGGCGGGCGTCACGTCGAAGGCTGGATTACGCACGGCCACGCCCGGCGGCGCCGTCCGCCGTCCGCCGAAGCTGGTCACTTCCTCCGCCGCGCGCTCCTCGATCGGAATCTCGGAACCGCTCGCCACGGCGAGATCGACGGTGCTCCAGGGCGCGGCGACATAAAAGGGGATGCCGTGCTCCTTCGCCAGCACCGCGACCTGGTAGGTGCCGATCTTATTGGCGACGTCGCCGTTGGCGGCGATACGGTCGGCGCCCACGACCACGCAGTCGATCGCGCCGCGGCTCATGAAGTGCCCGGCCATCGTGTCAGCGATCAGGGTCACGGGAATGCCGTCCTGCTGCAGCTCCCAGGCGGTGAGGCGAGCGCCCTGGAGCAGTGGTCGCGTCTCGTCTGCGAAAACCTGGATCTCTTTGCCGGCTTCGACCGCGGCGCGCACGACGCCGAGTGCGGTGCCGTAGCCGGCGGTGGCGAGGGAGCCGGCGTTACAGTGCGTAAGCACCGTCCCCGCCTGCGGCAGCAACTCGGCGCCGAAGCGGCCGAGCCGGCGGCTCGCGGCCAGGTCCTCGGCGTGGATCGCCTGCGCCTCGGCCACCAGCGCCACGACGGCATCGGCAACGCTCTGCGCCGCCGCGGCGACCGCGGCCATGCGGCCCAGCGCCCAGAAGAGGTTGACCGCCGTGGGCCTCGTGGCTGCCAGCGTGTCTCGCGCGGAGGACAGGGCGGCGTCAAAGGCCGGCCGCTTCAGGCCGCGGGCTTCCAGCGCCGCGAGGGCCACGCCGTAGGCGGCGGTTACGCCGATCGCGGGGGCGCCGCGCACCCGCATCTCGCGGATGGCGGCAGCCAGCTGCCGGTAGTCAGCGAAGTCGAGGTAGACCTCCTCGAGCGGCAGGCGCGTCTGGTCGAGCAGTCGCACGCGATCTCCTGCCCAGGCCACCGTTTCCATGCCAACCCTCGTAGGCGCGGCGCAGCACAGCTCGAGTCGCCGCACCGCCGCCAACCGCAACGCGCTTCGCTCGGGGCAACAAAAATGGAGGCACGCGTGAGCAGCCTCCAACCAGTCCGCACACTCTCATCTTCCTCCGCGCGGCGCCGTCGCGCCGCCGTACGGAGTCGGAATTAGCACCGCTGCCCGCGGTTGCGGGCTCGGTTGCCGGGCTTCGCAGGGCCAGTCCCTCGACCACTCTGGATAAGAGCGAAGATCGTATGCGGTTGGTAAGCGCGGGCGGCGTCTGCGCAGGATCGTACGATTCACCAGCCGTTGGTGTCAACGCCGGGGCGCGGTGCGGCGCCGCGGCGGCTTCCGCGGATGATACCCTGTGCGGGCGTACTGCTGGGGGCGGATAGTGCCGGCCACGGCGCGACTGATCGACGGTGCGGCGATCGCGGCGCAGCTGCGCGAAGAGCTGAGCGGCCGCATTGGCGCGCTGCGGGCGCGGGGAGTGGCGCCGGGCCTCGCCGTGATCCTCGCCGGCGACAACCCCGCCTCGATCTCCTACGTGCGCGGCAAGACTCGGGCCTGCGCCGAGCTCGGCATCGTGTCAGAGACGCTGCGTCCACCCGCGGCGATCAGCGAAGCGGAGCTTTTGGGGATCGTCGCCGATCTCAACGCCGATGCGCGCTTCCACGGCATTCTCGTGCAGCTTCCCTTGCCGGGCCACCTGGACGAGCACCGCATCACCCGGGCCGTGGCGCCGCACAAGGACGTCGACGGGCTGCACCCGATCAACCTGGGTCTGCTGCTGCGCGGCGAAGGCCGGTTGCTGCCCTGCACGCCGGCGGGGGTGCAGCAACTGCTGCTGCGCAGCGGCCACGACCCCGCCGGCCGCCACGTCGTGATCTGCGGTCGCAGCAACCTCGTCGGCAAGCCGCTGGCGGCGATCCTGCTGCAGAAGGCCGAAGGCGCCAATGCCACGGTCACAATCTGCCACACGGCGACGCCGGACCTGGCGCGCTTTTCGCGCACGGCCGACATCCTGGTCGCGGCGATGGGGCGGCCGCGCGCGATCACCGCCGATATGGTGCGACCCGGCGCCGTCGTCATCGACGTGGGCACCAACCGCGTGCCCGACCCGTCGCGCAAGAGCGGCTACCACCTGGCAGGCGACGTGGACTTCGACGGCGTGGCCCGCGTGGCGAGCGCGCTCACGCCCGTGCCCGGCGGCGTCGGCCCGATGACGGTGACGATGCTGCTCGCGAACACGGTGCGCGCGGCTGAGACGGCGGCCCTCGGCTATACTTGATGGGTGAAATTGCAAGCGCCGCACGAATGGGACGTCACGCCGGCCGAGGCACGCGCGATCCAGGAACGGCTGCGCGGCTCGGTGGTCGCGGCGGGCGAGCCTGAGCACGTGCGCCTCGTCGCCGGCGTAGACATCTCCGTGGGCGGCGAGGGACAGGACGGACGCGCGGCGGTCGTGGTGCTCAGCTATCCCGGGCTGCGGCCCGTCGAGCAGTCGGTAGTGACGGCGGCGGTGCGTTTCCCGTATGTGCCGGGGCTGCTCTCCTTCCGCGAGATTCCGGTGCTGCTGCCCGCGTTCGCGGCGCTGCGGGCCTCGCCGGACCTGGTGGTGGTGGACGGGCAGGGTATGGCCCACCCTCGCCGCTTCGGTTTGGCCTCGCACCTCGGCCTGCTGCTGGGCCTGCCGACGATCGGCTGTGCCAAGTCGCGGCTGACCGGTCACTTCGACCCGCCGGCGCGCGAAGCCGGCGCGGTCAGTCCGCTGCTTGGCGCGGAAGACGAATGCATCGGCGCCGTGGTGCGCACGCGTATGGGCGTAAATCCCGTGTTTGTGTCGGTGGGTCATCTGATCGCGCTCAGCGCGGCCGTTGCCTGGACCTTGCGCCTGGTGCGCGGCCTGCGGCTGCCGGAGCCCACACGGCTCGCGCACCGCGCCGCCGCCGGGGAGCAGGTCGCGCCCACCTGACGCGCGCCGGCCGGTGCAGGCATAGATCGAATCTCAGACGAATCGAGCGGCGCCGTCGTGCGGCACGCGCCTGGAGTGAAACAGCGTGGACGAGCTTCGAACGGACCTGGCGGGCCTGCTGGCCCGCATCGACACGATCATGGTGCGTCTTTGACCTGGCCGGACGAGAGAAGCAGGCGGCTGCGCTCGAAGCGCAGAGCGCCGAGCCCAGCTTCTGGGACGATCCGCAGTCCGCGCAGCAGACTATGCGCCGGCTCGCGGATCTGCGCGGCTCGATCGAGCCATGGACGGCGGCGCGCGCCAGGGCAACGGAGCTGCTGGAGCTGACCGATCTCGCCATCGAAGAAGGCGATGAGAGCGTCGCTGCCGATGTGCGCGCCGACGCCGAGACGTTGGCCGGCAGGGTGGACGAGCTGGAATTCGAACTGATGCTCGGCGGCGATTACGACGATCACAACGCGATCCTCGCGGTGCACGCCGGCGCCGGCGGCACCGAATCGCAGGACTGGGCGGAGATGCTGCTGCGCATGTTTCTGCGCTGGGCCGAGCGGCGCGGCTTCAGCGCCGAGGTGCTGAGCCTAACGCCCGGCGAAGAGGCCGGGATCAAGAGCGCGACGGTGGAGATCGACGGCCGCTATGCCTACGGCTACCTGCGCTCCGAGCGCGGCGTACACCGGCTCGTGCGCCTCTCGCCCTTCGACTCGGCGCACGCCCGGCATACGTCGTTCGCGCTGGTCGAAGTGATGCCAGCGATCGAGAACGAGATCGAGGTGCAGATCAATCCCGACGACCTGCGCGTCGACGTGTTCAACGCCAGCGGCCACGGCGGGCAGAACGTGCAGAAGAACGCCACCGCGATCCGCATCACGCATCTGCCCACGGGCAAAGTTGTGACCTGCCAGAACGAGCGGTCGCAGCACCGCAACCGCGAGTCGGCGATGAAGGTCCTGCGCGCCTGGTTGCTGGAGCAGGAGCTGGAGCGGCAGGTAGCAGAGCGGGCGCAGCTCAAGGGCGAGCACGTGGCGGCGGGCTGGGGCAACCAGATCCGCAGTTACGTGCTGCATCCCTACAAGCTGGTGAAGGATCTGCGCTCCGGCTACGAAACGAGCGATCCGGCCGCAGTGCTCGAAGGCGACCTCGATCCGCTGATGCGGGCGTTTTTGCGCTGGGACATCGGGAACTCGGGTGGGGCGGCGGCGTGATCGCGGCCCGCGTAGTTGAGCGGGCCGTGGGCAACGGGCGGAGGGATGGGCGGTGGAACACAGTGAACATCGCGCGGCGCCGAAGACCGGGCAGCCGCTTCGGATAGGATTGCTGGGCCTTGCCGTGGCGCTGCTCACCGTGCTGGCGGGCGGCGCGACGCTGGCACGACCGGCCGCGGTGCGGGCCGACGATCCGCTGACGGTCAACGGCACGCCGTCGGTGCAGAATAGCTTCCCCAACGAGATGGTGTTCAACATCGACGCCGCCTCAGCGGCCGGCAATGTCACGGACGTCCAGTTGCACTACACGCTCGTCCCCGACCCGAACCAGCACATCGGCCGCGCCGACTTCGACCAGGGGCCGTCAGTGCACGCGCAGTTCCATCTGCGCACCTCGACGAGCCAGGGTTATCTGCCCCCGTTCAAGACGATTCACTACTTCTGGACGCTCGTGGATGCGGCCGGCAACAAGATGCAGACGGACGCTGCCGATTTCATATATGCCGACCCGCGCTTTCCCTTTAAACAGCTCAGCAACGGCAACCTGACGCTGCACTACTACAACGGGACCGACACGGCCGCGCGCAACATCCTCAACATCGGGCGGCAGGCGCTGGACAAGGCGAGCCAGCTCGACGGCGCCCCGCTCGACTTTCCCATCCAGCTCGTCGTCTACGGCAACCAGGCAGAAGTCGCGGCGGCGCTCTCGCACGAGTCGAAGTCGTCCGACCCCAATATCCTGGGCCAGGCCAACGCCCCCGACATCGTCGTTCTGGACGCCGGCGATCTGCGCGGCGCCGAGAACGAGGACACGGTGCGCCACGAGCTGACCCATCTCGTCAACGCCCGTGCTGTGAAGGACGGCGTCGACGGCTCGCTGCCGCTTTGGCTCGACGAGGGCCTCGCCGTGTTCAGCCAGAGCGACCCAGGCGGCTTCCGCGATGCCGTCAATCAGGCGATCGCGCAGGACCAGGTGGTGTCGCTGAAGAACCTCTCGCCCGGCTACCGCGGCTCCAACCCGGACGTGTTCTACGGCGAGGCGTGGAGCCTGACGCGCTTCCTGGTCGGCACGTATGGACCGGACAAAATGGCGAAGCTGCTGGCCGCCTTCAACGCCAGCCAGTCGCCGGACCAGGCGTTCACCGCCATCTACGGTCAGAACCGCGACGGCATCTACAATGCCTGGCGCAAGAGCGTCGGCCTTCCGGCCGCCGCCGTGGCCAGCGGCACGCAGGCGCCGCCGGCGCGCAACGCCGCCGCCGCCGCGCCTGCCCCCTCGGCCGAGAGCGCGGGCGCCGCGAACGCGCAGGGCACCCAGCCGCCGGATACGGCGCCGGTACGCTCCAAGCCCGCGACATCATCGTCCGGTGATACGACCGTGACCGTCGTGCTGGCGGTCGCCGGCGTCGCCATTTTCCTCGCGCTGCTGGCGATTGCGATCACGGGCGGGCTGATGTTGAGTAAGCGCGGGGGGCGGCCTTCTTGACCGGCCGGAAGCGCATTACCGTCAGCGGCCGGGGATGATCAGGCCGCTGGGACGGACGTTCTTGCGCGGGGCTTGTTCCGGCCACGCGAGTGGCGTGGCTTCGCCGCGCGGCGGGGCGGTCAGGGTGCGGCTGGTGGTGGCCTTGACGATCTGCTCGGCGAAGACCTCGGGCTCGACCAGGCCGGGAAAGCCGGCGCGGTCCTCGATCACCGTAAAGGGCACCTGCTGCACGGCGTAGCGATCCGCGAGCCGCGGAAACTCGGCGATCTCGATCACCTCCGCCCTCACCTGCTTGCTCTCGACCGCGAAGGCGAAGGCCGCGGTCATCATCGGCCCGCAGTACTCCGACTCGGGGGAAACGAAGACGCGGACCCGCACCGGCTGATGCAGCCGCTTCAGCAGCTTTGCCGCGCGGGGCGGCAGTTGGGCCTTGTTCTGCGACATCAGCAGCAGCGTCTCGACCAGCGGCGCAAACAGGTAGCTGATCGGGATGCCGTAGAAGGTGATCGGGCGGTTGAGCACGCCGCGGATCACCGTCGCCGGCACACGCTCGATCCCGAGCCGCGTGTCGAGCGCCTTGTCCGCGCCGCGTTCGTGCACGGTCAGGCGCAGCAGCGAACTTACGCGCGCCAGGTCTTCGAGCAGCGCCTGTGCGTCGTTGCAGAACCGGCACTCCTCGCGCCCAGGCACCAGCATCGCCAGCGGCTTCTGCGTGAAGAAGTCCAGCTTGACCGGCTGCTGCAGCCTCTCGGCGAAGATCGCCTTGACCTGGTCGAGCTCCGCAAGCGGAATCACCCCTCTACCCTCATGGCCGCGAGCGGCGGCGCGCTGCCCTCAGTGCGGCACTTCGGCGCCGAGCTGGCCGCGCAGCTTCTGCCAGGCATGGTATAGCCTCTGCACGGCGGTGAGGTTCGTCATCACGGCGAGCAGCCAGACTGTCGCCGGCAGCACCCAGCCCCATCCGGGCCGCCCGGCCAGCAACAGCGCGCCGGCGAGCAGGAGGACGCGCTCGCTGCGAGTGAAGATGCCCTCGTTCAACTGCTGGCCGATCGCCTCAACGCGTGCCTTCACGTAGCTCGTCTGGATCGAGCCGGTGATCGCGGCGAAAAGCAGGAGCGGCTGCACGCGGTCGCCTTGCGCGACATAATACGCCAGCAGGCCGAACAGATTGGCCGCCTCGGCGTAGCGGTCCGCGGTCGCGTCGAAGACGGAGCCGAACAGCGAGGACTCTCCTGTAGCCCGTGCGACGGCGCCGTCGAGCAGATCCAGGGCGCCGCCCGCCAGGATCAGGCCGCCGCCCGCCGCAAAGTTGCCGGTCGCGATGGCGGCGCCGGCAAGGACATTGAGCGCGAGGCCGCCCGCGGTGATCATGTCCGGCGTCATGCCGGTGCGGGCGATCACTTTGGCCACCGGGTCGGCGTAGCGCCGCGGAATGGCGTGAGGGATGAGCGAGGGCACGCGCACCTCCTGGGTCCGCCGGCATGCCGGGCGCTAGCTCTGCGGTCCCGGGCAGACCTTGCCGGGATGGATGCCGCGCTCGTACAGCAGCCGTTCGTAGTATGAGAGCACCTTGTGAGCGATGCGGTCCCAGCTGTACTGCTGAGCGCTCAAGCGGGCGCGCTCGGCCATCTCGTGGCGGGCGCGGTCGTCGGCGAGCAGGTGCACCAGCGCCAGCGCCAGCCCCTCCGAGTCCTGGGGGCGGGTCAGGCGCCCCTCAACCTCGTCGGTGATCACGGAGGCGTAGCCCTCGATGTTGCTGGCCACCAGCGGCTTGCCCGCCGCCATCGCCTCCAGCAGCACGTA contains the following coding sequences:
- the ahcY gene encoding adenosylhomocysteinase, translated to MSTTPQTQGDVRDRALANEGIRRIEWAAREMPVIALIRARFAKEKPLSGIRISACLHITTETANLLIALRDGGAQVTACASNPLSTQDDVAAALNVEYGIAAFAIKGEDNETYYRHIHAALDRQPQITMDDGCDLVAAIHKDRRDLIPGVIGGSEETTTGVIRLQSMEKAGALQFPMFAVNDADTKHMFDNRYGTGQSTLDGIIRATNVLIAGKTVVVAGYGWCGRGLADRSRGIGAHVVVTEVEPVRALEAVMDGFRVMPMAEAAKIGDIFVTLTGDINVIDRQHLETMKDGAILANSGHFNDEINIAALEAMSEGQRPIREFVQEYRINDGRKLFLLGEGRLINLAAAEGHPASVMDMSFANHALSAEHLVLNAGKLKPGVYFVPKEIDQEIARLKLKAMGIGIDTLTEEQAKYLTSWESGT
- a CDS encoding GNAT family N-acetyltransferase, with amino-acid sequence MVKGARLRTAEHVRRQPFRIESVYAAERVRALLEPRRLYAAYALGQLSPDLFPLTDCWRAIGLESGSGALVVFSRGGLGAALLTMGEPEALAAILSIHPGPRQNYVTCEPGHVETVRRFYQLSAEQPMLRMWVTGQTFSAPQSTPRGVLIRRMYATDSRLVNRLYNSEGSPTYYSGQQIAAGCYFGVIDDGHLVSVAGTHVISPEEGIAVVGNVFTHPLWRGRGYATLATGATTAFLLRQCRDVVLTVDAANTPAVRAYQRLGYRTDCRLIEAAITRRELIPLGSYLRRLRARSRAHQDGSEIVEV
- a CDS encoding PfkB family carbohydrate kinase, with product MSILVVGSAAFDDIETPFGRAEHVLGGSSIYFSAAASLFSPVRLVAVVGDDMPEHAYDFLAERGVDLGGLQRVPGKTFFWAGRYDYDLNTTETLTTELNVFADFQPELPADYAETPFVFLANIHPGLQRGVLEQARAPRLTMMDSMNLWIQTERDAVEAMMRRVDFVSINETEARMFAGTSSVVAAARHILGLGPRGVLVKKGEYGVVLFTEDDYFAAPAYPLQEVYDPTGAGDSFAGGFMGYIAQAEAVTPLTLKQAVIYGSAVASFTVQAFGVERLRSLTRAEVEQRCREFRRFTYFGEI
- the mtnP gene encoding S-methyl-5'-thioadenosine phosphorylase, whose amino-acid sequence is MAEASVAVIGGSGFYQMEGLQELREVRPRTPFGPPSDAIVIGTLASQRVAFLPRHGVGHRLLPGELPVRANIFALKTLGVEHIISISACGSLQERIAPLDLVIPDQLIDRTRGRESSFFGHGLVGHISFADPFCPALAAVLADCAEQAGPRVHRGGTLVVMEGPAFSTRAESQLYRSWGASLIGMTALPEAKLAREAEICYAAVACATDYDVWHESEEDVTVEMIVANLLKNVEVSKQIVRAAVQRLPNRDACGCSSALATALITMPELVPEQLKRDLAPILGKYLPASPPSLAAVAGDPR
- the mtnA gene encoding S-methyl-5-thioribose-1-phosphate isomerase, translated to METVAWAGDRVRLLDQTRLPLEEVYLDFADYRQLAAAIREMRVRGAPAIGVTAAYGVALAALEARGLKRPAFDAALSSARDTLAATRPTAVNLFWALGRMAAVAAAAQSVADAVVALVAEAQAIHAEDLAASRRLGRFGAELLPQAGTVLTHCNAGSLATAGYGTALGVVRAAVEAGKEIQVFADETRPLLQGARLTAWELQQDGIPVTLIADTMAGHFMSRGAIDCVVVGADRIAANGDVANKIGTYQVAVLAKEHGIPFYVAAPWSTVDLAVASGSEIPIEERAAEEVTSFGGRRTAPPGVAVRNPAFDVTPARFVTAIITDRGVARAPYAEQLARLAEAASSAEAARPEAVNTAQGGR
- a CDS encoding tetrahydrofolate dehydrogenase/cyclohydrolase catalytic domain-containing protein, whose product is MPATARLIDGAAIAAQLREELSGRIGALRARGVAPGLAVILAGDNPASISYVRGKTRACAELGIVSETLRPPAAISEAELLGIVADLNADARFHGILVQLPLPGHLDEHRITRAVAPHKDVDGLHPINLGLLLRGEGRLLPCTPAGVQQLLLRSGHDPAGRHVVICGRSNLVGKPLAAILLQKAEGANATVTICHTATPDLARFSRTADILVAAMGRPRAITADMVRPGAVVIDVGTNRVPDPSRKSGYHLAGDVDFDGVARVASALTPVPGGVGPMTVTMLLANTVRAAETAALGYT
- the nfi gene encoding deoxyribonuclease V (cleaves DNA at apurinic or apyrimidinic sites), coding for MKLQAPHEWDVTPAEARAIQERLRGSVVAAGEPEHVRLVAGVDISVGGEGQDGRAAVVVLSYPGLRPVEQSVVTAAVRFPYVPGLLSFREIPVLLPAFAALRASPDLVVVDGQGMAHPRRFGLASHLGLLLGLPTIGCAKSRLTGHFDPPAREAGAVSPLLGAEDECIGAVVRTRMGVNPVFVSVGHLIALSAAVAWTLRLVRGLRLPEPTRLAHRAAAGEQVAPT
- the prfB gene encoding peptide chain release factor 2 (programmed frameshift): MVRLDLAGREKQAAALEAQSAEPSFWDDPQSAQQTMRRLADLRGSIEPWTAARARATELLELTDLAIEEGDESVAADVRADAETLAGRVDELEFELMLGGDYDDHNAILAVHAGAGGTESQDWAEMLLRMFLRWAERRGFSAEVLSLTPGEEAGIKSATVEIDGRYAYGYLRSERGVHRLVRLSPFDSAHARHTSFALVEVMPAIENEIEVQINPDDLRVDVFNASGHGGQNVQKNATAIRITHLPTGKVVTCQNERSQHRNRESAMKVLRAWLLEQELERQVAERAQLKGEHVAAGWGNQIRSYVLHPYKLVKDLRSGYETSDPAAVLEGDLDPLMRAFLRWDIGNSGGAAA
- a CDS encoding peptidase MA family metallohydrolase, which codes for MEHSEHRAAPKTGQPLRIGLLGLAVALLTVLAGGATLARPAAVRADDPLTVNGTPSVQNSFPNEMVFNIDAASAAGNVTDVQLHYTLVPDPNQHIGRADFDQGPSVHAQFHLRTSTSQGYLPPFKTIHYFWTLVDAAGNKMQTDAADFIYADPRFPFKQLSNGNLTLHYYNGTDTAARNILNIGRQALDKASQLDGAPLDFPIQLVVYGNQAEVAAALSHESKSSDPNILGQANAPDIVVLDAGDLRGAENEDTVRHELTHLVNARAVKDGVDGSLPLWLDEGLAVFSQSDPGGFRDAVNQAIAQDQVVSLKNLSPGYRGSNPDVFYGEAWSLTRFLVGTYGPDKMAKLLAAFNASQSPDQAFTAIYGQNRDGIYNAWRKSVGLPAAAVASGTQAPPARNAAAAAPAPSAESAGAANAQGTQPPDTAPVRSKPATSSSGDTTVTVVLAVAGVAIFLALLAIAITGGLMLSKRGGRPS